The Nitratidesulfovibrio sp. DNA segment GGAGATGCTGACCCGGCGCGATGCGGCGTGGCTGGACACGGCGGACGCAGCGTTGGCCCGTGCGCTGGGGCCGGAGGCGTGGGAACGCCGTGAACGGGCGGTTGACGCGCTGGCAGCGCGCCTGCATTGGGCGGGCGAAGGCGCGGTGACCGGGCGCGAGCACGAACTGGAACGTTGCGCCCTGCGGCTGGACGCGCTGGACCCGCTGCGCCCGCTGGAGCGCGGCTACAGTCTGGTGCGCCGGGCCGACGGCGGTTTTCTGCGCAGCGTGGCCGAGGTTGCCCCCGGCGATGCGCTGGCCGTGCTGGTGCGCGACGGCGAGGTGGACGTGACCGTGCACGGGGCACAGCCCGGACGGATGACGGAGCAGGGCGGCGTAACCGATGCTGGCCGCACTGTGGGAAACGGCGATAACGGCGGCAATGCCGGAACGGGCGCCACGGAGCGGGGCGCCGGAGATATTTCGTGATGCAGTGTTTTCCGTTTGCTGGGCGGGATGGCCGAGGGGCCGCTGGCCTGTGGTCGTTGCTGACGGCGGGCCGCGGGCTGGGCGTAGTGTCGGCCATGCTGGCGGTCCTGTTGTCGCCCCTGCTGCTGGCTGCATCGGCCTCGCCCGCACGGGCGGCGGTGCTGGCGCTGGATGCGCCGGAATCCACCGGCGACGGCAAGCCCTTCGTGGTCACAGTGACGGCGGATGCCCCTGGCGACGTGGTGCTGGACTGGCGCGGCGAGTCCGTCATTGTGCCCGTGGTGCCCACTCTTGCCGGCGTTGACGCCAGTTCCGCTGCCGGACCCTCTGCCCTACCTTCTGCCGGTTCCGCCGCCCCCGCCCGCTGGACCGGGCAGGCCATCCTGGCCGTGCCGCTGGATACAAAGCCGGGCACGGAGACGTTGCGCGCCCGCCCCGCCGGGCAGCCCAAGGCCGCGCCAGCGGTTACCCGCGCCATCGCCGTGGTTCGCGCCGCCTATCCGGAGCAGCGCCTGACCGTGGAAGGCAAGTACGTCAACCCGGACAAGGCCGCGCTGGACCGCCACGAGGCAGAGCGCGCCCGCGTGAAGGCAGCGCTGGCCCTGCGCACTCCGGAACGGCTGTGGATGCTGCCCATGCAACGGCCCGTGCCGGGTGAGGTGTCCAGCCTGTTCGGCCTGCGCAGGGTGTTCAACGGCGAACCGCGCGCGCTGCATCGCGGGCTGGACCTGCGCGGCGAGGCGGGCGAACCGGTGAAGGCGTGTGCGGCAGGGCGGGTGGTGCTGGCCGAGAATCATTATTTTGCGGGCAATTCCGTGTACATCGACCACGGTATGGGCGTCGTCAGCATGTATTTTCACCTGTCCGCCACGGACGTGGCCCCCGGCCAGATGGTGGCGCGGGGCCGGGTCATCGGCAAGGTGGGCAGCACGGGTCGGGTCACCGGGCCGCATCTGCATTTCGGCATGGCGGTGCTTGGCGACATGGTGGACCCTCAGGTATTGCTGGACCCTCAGATATCGTTGGAGAGGGCGCCCGCGAACGCGGGCGCGACCACAAGGGAGTAACGCATGGCCGCGCGCGCACGAAAGAATGCGGGGGCAGAGGCCCCCGTCGGTGGTGACGGTGTTGATGGCGTTGTGGAAAAGGCCGAGGCCGCAGTGGATTACGAAGCCGCCATGGCCCGCCTGCAAGAGGTGGTGGCCGCGCTGGAAGCGGGCGACCTGCCGCTGGAGCGCAGCGTGGCCCTGTACAAGGAAGGGCTGGGCCTGTCCCGCGCCTGCCGCGACAGGTTGCGCACGGCCCGCAACGAGATACGCCTGTTCACCGAAGGTGGCCTGACGGAATTCGAAGGGGTGGGGGACGATGCTGACGCCGAGTGAAATCAAGGCCCGCCTGCGCGATGCCGCCGCCGGGGTGGAACGCTACCTGGCCGCGTGTCTGGCCGACCGGGGCATTCCCGCGCGGCTGCGCGCCTCCATGGAATACAGCCTGAACGCGGGCGGCAAACGGGTGCGCCCGGTGCTGTGCCTGACCACCGCCGCGCTGTTCGGCCTGCCAGCGGGGCGTGTGATGCCCTTTGCAGCCGCCATCGAGATGATCCACACCTATTCGCTCATCCACGACGACCTGCCCGCCATGGATGACGACGACCTGCGGCGCGGCAAGCCCTCGAACCACAAGATGTTCGACGAGGCCACGGCCATTCTGGCCGGTGACGGCCTGCTCACCGATGCCTTCGATTTCATGGCCGGTGTGGGGGCTGGTGTCGGGGCGGATGCGGGAGCCTGTGGCGAAGACGCCGCCATCCCCGCCATCCCCGCCGCCAACGTCCTCGCCGCCTTGCGCGTGGTGGCCCGCGCTGCCGGTGCCCCCGGCATGGTGGGCGGCCAGGCGCTGGACATGGAGTACACCGGTCGCACGGGCGTGACCCTGGACGAAATGGCCGCCATGCACGCCATGAAGACCGGGGCGCTGCTGCGCGCGTCGTGCCTGTCCGGCGCGCTGCTGGCGGGTGCCGACGCCGACGCGCAGGCCCGCATCGCCGACTACGGCGCGCACATTGGCGCGGCCTTCCAGATCGTGGACGACATTCTTGACGAAGTGGGCGACGAGGCGGAAATCGGCAAGCCCGTGGGCAGCGACGCGGAGCAGGGCAAGACCACCTATCCGTCGTTGCTGGGCGTGGAGCGCAGCCGCGCCCTGGCCCGCGAACGGGCCGACGCGGCCATCGAACGGCTGGCGCCCTACACAGGGCCGGACGCCGATTTCCTGCGCAGCCTGGCGAGCTATATCGTCGATCGCGCTTCCTGACGCGGCGCGAGAGCATTTTACGGCACGACAACAACGCCTTGCACCACCGGGCGCGCTCCGCGCGGCCCGATAACGGATACCCACGCATGACCGAGCAGCTATCGCCCTCGCGTTCTCCCCAAGGGCAGCTTGTTGGTACGCCCCTTCTGGATTCCATAGCCAACCCGCGCGACGTGGCCGGGCTGGCGCCCGAACAGATGCAGCAACTGGCCGACGAGTTGCGCCAGCGCATCATTGCCACCGTGTCCCGCAACGGCGGGCACCTTGCCCCCTCGCTGGGCGTGGTGGAACTGACCATTGCGCTGCTCAGTTCGTTCGATGCCGGGCGCGACAAGGTCATCTGGGACGTGGGCCATCAGGCGTACGCCTGGAAGCTGCTGACGGGACGCGCCGACGTGTTCCATACCCTGCGGAGGGGCGGCGGCATCAGCGGCTTTCCCAAGATGGCGGAAAGCCCGTACGACCATTTCGGGGTGGGGCATTCCTCCACGTCCATTTCGGCAGCGCTGGGCATGGCCATGGCGCGCGACCTGGCCGGGGGCGACCACAACGTGGTGGCCGTCATCGGCGACGGCTCCATGACTGCGGGCCTTGCCTTCGAAGGGCTGAACCAGGCCGGGGCCATGGACCGCAAGCTCATCGTCGTGCTGAACGACAACGAGATGTCCATTTCCAAGAACGTGGGGGCGCTGTCGCTGTTCCTCAGCCGCAACCTGTCCAAGCGCTGGGTGCGCCGCATGAAGAAGGACATGGAAACCTTCATGCGTTCCATCCCCGGCATCGGCGAGGACATGCTGGGCTACGCCAAGCGCAGCGAGCACAGCCTGAAGGGGTTCTTCACGCCGGGCATGCTGTTCGAGGCGTTCGGGTTCAACTACATCGGCCCGGTGAACGGGCACGACGTCAAGGCGCTGACCCGCACCTTCGACATGGCCCGCACCCTGGACGAGCCGGTGCTGCTGCACGTGCTGACCCGCAAGGGCAAGGGCTACGCCCCGGCAGAGACCAACCCCACCCACTTCCACGGGGTGGGCCGCTTCGAGCCGGAAACGGGCAAGGCCGCCAAGCTGGCCGATGCCCCGGCGCTGCCCAGCTTCACCGAGGTGTTCGGCGACACCCTGTGCATGCTGGCGGACGAGGACAAGCGGGTCATGGCCATTACCGCCGCCATGCCCGAAGGCACCG contains these protein-coding regions:
- a CDS encoding exodeoxyribonuclease VII small subunit, which codes for MEKAEAAVDYEAAMARLQEVVAALEAGDLPLERSVALYKEGLGLSRACRDRLRTARNEIRLFTEGGLTEFEGVGDDADAE
- a CDS encoding polyprenyl synthetase family protein, encoding MLTPSEIKARLRDAAAGVERYLAACLADRGIPARLRASMEYSLNAGGKRVRPVLCLTTAALFGLPAGRVMPFAAAIEMIHTYSLIHDDLPAMDDDDLRRGKPSNHKMFDEATAILAGDGLLTDAFDFMAGVGAGVGADAGACGEDAAIPAIPAANVLAALRVVARAAGAPGMVGGQALDMEYTGRTGVTLDEMAAMHAMKTGALLRASCLSGALLAGADADAQARIADYGAHIGAAFQIVDDILDEVGDEAEIGKPVGSDAEQGKTTYPSLLGVERSRALARERADAAIERLAPYTGPDADFLRSLASYIVDRAS
- a CDS encoding M23 family metallopeptidase, yielding MLAVLLSPLLLAASASPARAAVLALDAPESTGDGKPFVVTVTADAPGDVVLDWRGESVIVPVVPTLAGVDASSAAGPSALPSAGSAAPARWTGQAILAVPLDTKPGTETLRARPAGQPKAAPAVTRAIAVVRAAYPEQRLTVEGKYVNPDKAALDRHEAERARVKAALALRTPERLWMLPMQRPVPGEVSSLFGLRRVFNGEPRALHRGLDLRGEAGEPVKACAAGRVVLAENHYFAGNSVYIDHGMGVVSMYFHLSATDVAPGQMVARGRVIGKVGSTGRVTGPHLHFGMAVLGDMVDPQVLLDPQISLERAPANAGATTRE
- the dxs gene encoding 1-deoxy-D-xylulose-5-phosphate synthase: MTEQLSPSRSPQGQLVGTPLLDSIANPRDVAGLAPEQMQQLADELRQRIIATVSRNGGHLAPSLGVVELTIALLSSFDAGRDKVIWDVGHQAYAWKLLTGRADVFHTLRRGGGISGFPKMAESPYDHFGVGHSSTSISAALGMAMARDLAGGDHNVVAVIGDGSMTAGLAFEGLNQAGAMDRKLIVVLNDNEMSISKNVGALSLFLSRNLSKRWVRRMKKDMETFMRSIPGIGEDMLGYAKRSEHSLKGFFTPGMLFEAFGFNYIGPVNGHDVKALTRTFDMARTLDEPVLLHVLTRKGKGYAPAETNPTHFHGVGRFEPETGKAAKLADAPALPSFTEVFGDTLCMLADEDKRVMAITAAMPEGTGTSCFCTRHPERFVDVGICEQHAVTFAAGLATQGLRPFVAIYSTFLQRSYDQVVHDVCIQNLPVVFCVDRAGLVGEDGPTHHGVFDISYLRHIPNMHILAPRDEAQLRNAMRTALALDAPVAIRYPRGVGTGAVLPPRGEVLPLGRGEVLKQGEGLAVIACGSRVAPALEAAERVAEESGRQVTVFDAVWVKPLPVDQLLELAATHDALLLIEENALAGGFTSAVLECLADHGALRGQAIRRLGVPDHFVEHGSQKELRAKLGLCVDGIEEALRSMLRLE